Proteins encoded together in one Lathyrus oleraceus cultivar Zhongwan6 chromosome 5, CAAS_Psat_ZW6_1.0, whole genome shotgun sequence window:
- the LOC127081855 gene encoding uncharacterized protein LOC127081855, with product METSLCVPSPSFIAFRTNKELPHVLSLHDFKRITCFSGYNQKQSFNENLYIIPIRTMSRFCISRSSPRSLELGGTGPPHSDAHSPPNDNQSGFEKDLEELFGEVKKMIKMGKKDDAIDLLNANYEMVKERLSVGTKGIEEAAILDILALGYIAVGDLKFVAYLLNLLKEVVDTLKDDEPHLNSILMHMGSMYGKLNKFEESLDMYQRAVYIVERIYGKDSTILVMPHLGMAKALGSIGKATKAIEIYQHVITLVESNKGAESKDLVVPLLSLGNLLLKEGRVNDAESRFTRVLNIYTKVYGENDGRIGMAMNSLAQVKCALGKSSEAIHLFKSALKVMKDSNYLSPDNSILEKMRVDLAELLHTSGRGKEGREILEECLLITERYKGKDHPSLATHMINLATSYTRSKNHAEAEHLLRRSLQIMIKHKGSDDQSITFPMLQLAATLYHLKNDEEAEKLALEVLRIREKAFGEDSLPVGEALDCLVSVQTRLGKDDRDLLELVRRILSIQEKGFGYESEQVLLSLKKIVYYLDKLGRKDEKLLLQRRLYVLSKKYKHMVHH from the exons ATGGAAACTTCACTTTGTGTTCCTTCTCCATCTTTCATTGCATTCAG GACGAACAAAGAGCTTCCCCATGTTCTGTCCCTGCACGACTTCAAAAGAATAACATGTTTTTCGGGTTATAATCAAAAACAAAGTTTCAATGAAAACCTTTACATTATACCCATTCGAACCATGTCTCGATTCTGCATTTCAAGGTCTTCCCCTAGGTCATTGGAACTTGGAGGGACAGGACCACCGCATAGTGATGCCCATTCACCTCCAAACGACAACCAGAG TGGCTTTGAGAAAGATTTGGAAGAGTTATTTGGTGAAGTGAAAAAAATGATCAAGATGGGGAAGAAAGATGACGCCATAGATCTGCTTAATGCAAATTATGAAATGGTGAAAGAGAGGCTTAGTGTAGGAACTAAAGGAATAGAAGAAGCTGCTATCTTAGACATACTTGCACTCGGTTACATAGCTGTTGGAGACTTGAAATTTGTTGCTTATCTATTGAATTTG TTGAAAGAAGTTGTTGATACCTTAAAAGATGATGAACCGCATCTAAATTCAATACTTATGCATATGGGAAGTATGTATGGGAAATTGAACAAGTTTGAAGAGTCGCTAGACATGTATCAAAGGGCTGTCTACATTGTGGAAAGGATTTATG GTAAGGATAGCACTATTCTTGTCATGCCGCATTTGGGTATGGCAAAAGCTCTTGGTTCAATTGGAAAAGCCACAAAAGCAATAGAGATATACCAACATGTAATCACACTTGTGGAATCAAATAAAGGTGCTGAAAGTAAGGATTTGGTTGTACCTTTACTTAGTCTTGGAAATCTTTTACTGAAAGAAGGAAGAGTCAATGATGCAGAAAGTCGTTTTACTAG GGTTCTGAACATTTACACAAAAGTATATGGAGAAAATGATGGAAGAATTGGAATGGCTATGAATTCCCTAGCTCAAGTAAAGTGTGCTCTAG GGAAGTCAAGTGAAGCAATTCATTTATTCAAAAGTGCTCTTAAGGTCATGAAGGATTCAAATTACTTGTCACCAGACAACAGTATATTGGAGAAAATGAGGGTAGATCTAGCTGAATTACTCCATACTTCTGGGAG AGGAAAAGAAGGCAGAGAGATATTAGAGGAGTGCCTATTGATCACAGAGAGGTACAAAGGAAAGGATCATCCTAGCTTAGCAACACACATGATAAATCTCGCAACTTCCTACACACGGTCAAAGAATCATGCGGAGGCAGAGCATTTGCTGAGAAGAAGTCTGCAAATCATGATAAAGCATAAGGGAAGTGATGACCAGTCCATCACCTTCCCTATGTTGCAACTTGCAGCTACACTATACCATTTGAAAAATGACGAAGAAGCAGAGAAACTCGCCCTAGAGGTTTTGCGCATCCGTGAAAAGGCATTTGGAGAAGATTCTCTTCCTGTTGGGGAGGCTTTGGACTGCTTAGTGTCTGTTCAAACCAGACTTGGTAAAGATGACAGAGATTTACTGGAGCTGGTTAGAAGGATCCTGAGTATCCAAGAGAAAGGATTCGGATATGAGAGTGAGCAAGTTTTGCTTAGCTTGAAAAAAATTGTATACTACTTAGATAAGTTAGGGAGAAAAGATGAAAAGCTTCTTCTGCAGAGAAGGTTATATGTGCTTAGCAAGAAGTATAAGCACATGGTTCATCACTAA